CCCGGCGAGAGGAGGAGAAGGTGGACGCGATCATCTGGGAGGGCAGCGGCTCGCCGTGGCGGGGAGCGACCTGGGGCGGGCCGGTCGCGGCCCGCCTGACGGCCCTGGGCCTGCGGACCCGGACCGTGCCGTGGGGCGCGTCCGGCCTGGTCCACCGGGGCCGGCCCGACGTCCTCCACGTGTTCACCGGCGGCATGGAGCCGGTGGCCTCGGGGTCCCCCGAGATGGAGGACCGCATGGGGGCGGTGACCGCGGCCGTGGTCGCGGCGGGCGAGGGGGCGTGCTCGGTGCTCGGCATCTGCCTGGGCGCCCAGATGATCGCGGCCGCCGCGTCCGGGCTCGAGCCGGTGCCCGCGGCCGGCGGCGGGGAGGCCGGCACCACCACGGTCCGCTCCCAGCACCCCGACGTGGCCGACGTGGTGGTGGGCACGGCCCACACCCACGAGGTGCCCCGGCGCTTCCTGGCCGGCGACGGCGTCGAGCACCTGTGGGCCAACGACGTCACCCGCGTCCAGGGCTTCCGCCTGGGCGGCCGCGTCGTCGGGGTGCAGTTCCACCCCGAGCTGTCGGGGCCCGAGGCGGGGCGGGCCTCGCGGGCGTTCCGCCGGGCCCTGGGCGCACCCCCGGCCCACGACGCCACCGACGAGGTCGACCCCGCGGTGGCCATGGGCGCCGTGCTGGTGCTGGCCGGCGTCGGTGCGCCGACGGGCGCGGAGGCGCCGGCCGAGCCGGCCTGACCGGGACCCGCCCGGACGGGCCGGGCACCGGGGTCAGTAGGCCGCGGCCATCCCTGCGTGCTGCATGGCGATGCGCAGGTCCTCGGGCCGGGTCGCGGCCGACACCGCGTCGCGCACGCTGATCACCATGTCCTGGTAGAGGCCGAGCAGGGCCTGGTCGAAGGTCTGCATGCCGGAGTACTCGCCCTCCCGCATCAGCGTCTCGATGGTGACCTCGTCGCCGCCCGCGGAGATGGCCTCCCGGACCTTCTGGGTCCCGATGAGGACCTCCACCGCCGGCACCCGGCCCCGACCGTCGACGCGGTCGAGGAGTCGCTGGGTGACGACGCCCCGGAGCACCTGGGCGATCGAGTACCGGGCCTGGCGCTGGAGGTGCGGCGGGTAGAAGTCGACCAGGCGGGTGACCGTCTCCGCCGCGGTGAGGGCGGGCATGGAGACGATGACGAGGCGCCCGGAGAGGGCCTCGGAGACGACGCCCTCGGCGGTGGCCGCCTCGGTGATGTCGCTCACGAAGATGACGTCCGCGTTCTGGCGGCCCACCCGGCGGAGGGCGTCGGGCACCGACCGGAAGTCGCTGCCGATCTCCCGCTGGCTGACGAGGGACTGCTTGTCCGACAGCAGCACCTCGATGGGGTCCTCCAGGGTCACGATGTGGCGGGCCCGGGTGGCGTTCACGTGGTCGAGCAGGGCGGCGACGGTGGTGGTCTTGCCCGACGCGGCCGGCCCGGCCACGACGATGAGCCCGGCCTCCTCCGAGGCCAGCTTCTCCACCACCGCGGGGAGGTTGAGGTCCGCGATGGCCGGCGCGCCGGGGACGACCCGGCGGATGGCCAGGCTGAGCGACCCGCGCTGGCGGAACACGTTGATCCGGAACCGGCCCACGCCGGCCACGCCGTGGGCCACGTCGACCTCGCCCCGCTCCAGCAGCTCCTCGGCCTTCTGCACCGGCAGCAGCTCGGTGAGGATGGCCTCGATCTGCGCCGGGCCCATGGGGTCCATGTCGGTGGGCTGGAGGTGCCCGTCGACCCGCAGGTGCGGGGCGGAGCCCACCTTCACGATCAGGTCCGACCCCCGTCGCTCGGCGAGGTGGTGCAGGAGCTGGGCCAGGTCGGTCATCGGTCGTCTCCGTCGGGTCGTCGGGACCCGCCGCCGGCGCCGACGGATCACCCCCTCTGGTCGGCCGGGCGGGGCCGGACATGAGGTCGGGGGCGAGACGGCCCCGCCCACCCGCGGCCCCGGGGTGGGGTGGGTCAGGCGCAGGCCTGGTCGTGGCGGCTGCGGGCCGCGGCCACCACGTCGGCCCCGGGACCCCCGGAGGTCGGGGCCTCGGGCCGGTGCTCCACGTCGAGCAGCCGCCCCAGCACGGCGCCGGTCGAGTGGGCCAGGCCGTCGAGGTCGTAGCCGCCCTCGAGGAACAGCAGGCGGCGCCCCGGGGGGGCCAGGGCGAGCAGGTCGCCGGTGACGTCGGCGAAGTCCGCCGCGGTGAGGCCGAGGCCGGTGAGGGGGTCGGCCCGGTGGGCGTCGAAGCCGGCCGACACCAGCAGCCAGGTGGCCCCGTGGGCCTCGGCCGCCGGGCCGATGAGGTCGGCCACCGCGTCGCGGTACACGTCGCCGGTGGCCCGGGCGGGCAGGGGGACGTTGATGGTCGACCCCCGTCCCTCGCCGGCGCCGGTGTCGCCGAGCGCGCCGGTGCCCGGGTAGAGGGGCCACTCGTGGAGGGAGGCGAAGAGCACCCGGGGGTCGTCGTAGAAGATCTGCTCGGTGCCGTTGCCGTGGTGGGCGTCGTAGTCGACGATCACCACCCGCTCCCCGGCGTCGGCCAGGGCGGCCGCCACCACGGCCACGTTGTTCAGCAGGCAGAAGCCCATCGACCGCTGGCTGGTGGCGTGGTGGCCGGGCGGGCGCACCGCGCAGAAGCCGGCGTCGCCCTCCCCGGCCCGGAGGCGGTCGACCAGCTCCAGGCCGGCGCCCGCGGCCAGCCGGGCCGCCTCCATGGAGCGCGGCCCCATCGCGGTGTCGGCGTCGATCGACCCCCCGCCGGCGGCGGAGAAGCGGTCGAGGGCGGCGACCAGGTCGCGGCCGTGGGCCCGGGCCAGCTCGTCGTCGGTGGCGGCGCGGGGGGCGACGCGGACGAGCGCCTCCTCCAGGCCGGCCTCGGCGATGCCCCGCTCGACGGCCTCGAGGCGGGCGGGCCGCTCGGGGTGGCCCCGACCGGCGTCGTGCTCGGCGAAGCGCGGATCGGACGCGACCAGGAGGGTCACGGGGCCGGTGGGGGGACGGGGACGACGGGCGCCACGCCCCCGACGCTACGGCGCCCCGGCGACGGTGCGGGCATCGATCCGGGGGGCGCGGGGGAGCCCCCCTGCGCCCGGCGGGCCCTCGTAGGCTCGGGCGCGCCGTGGACCACGCCCGCCCCCACCTCCCCCACCGGTCGCGCCCCGACGGCGTGCGCCCGCCGGCCCTCGGCGGGCGCACGCTGCGCACCACCGCGTGGCGGGGCCGCGACGACGTCGCCCTGGTGGTGCCCCGGCCGTCCGCCACGCCCCCGACGGCGGAGGACGTGGCCCGGCTGGTCGACGCGGCCACCGGCGCCGGCCTCCAGCGCCTGGTCACCGGGGCCCTCGCCGAGGTCGAGCAGGCGCCGTTCCTGGCCGCCGGCTTCACCGAGCACGACCGCCTGCACCTGCTCCGCCACGACCTCGTCCACGTCCCGGAGGTGCCCGGCGTCGAGCCCCGGCTCCACCGGGCCCGGCGCGGCGACCACGGCGCCGCCCTGGCCGTCGACGCCAAGGCCTTCGAGCCCTTCTGGCGCCTGGACCAGGCCGGGCTCGACGACGCCCTGGCCGCCACCACGACGGCCCGGTTCCGGGTGGCCGCCACCGACCACGTGGTCGGCTACGCGGTCACCGGGCGGGCCGGCGAGCGGGGCTACCTGCAGCGCCTCGCCGTCGACCCCGACCACCGGGGCCGGGGGGTGGGCGCGGCGCTGGTCGTCGACGGCCTGCGGTGGCTGCGCCGACGGCGGGCCAGCTCCGCGGTGGTGAACACCCAGGTGGGCAACGAGGGGGCCTTCGCCCTCTACCAGCGGCTCGGGTTCGTGCCCCAGCCCGCCGGGCTCACCGTGCTCACCCTCGCCCTCGGGGCTGCGCCCGAGTCGCGTCCGGCATGAGCCGGGCGCGGCGGGCCGTGCTGGCCGCGGCGGCCGTGGCCCTGGCCGTGCTGGCCGTCCCCACCGGCCCGGCGCCGGCCCAGGACCCGCCGGCGGCCGAGGTCGCCCT
Above is a window of Iamia majanohamensis DNA encoding:
- a CDS encoding glutamine amidotransferase-related protein — protein: MDAIIWEGSGSPWRGATWGGPVAARLTALGLRTRTVPWGASGLVHRGRPDVLHVFTGGMEPVASGSPEMEDRMGAVTAAVVAAGEGACSVLGICLGAQMIAAAASGLEPVPAAGGGEAGTTTVRSQHPDVADVVVGTAHTHEVPRRFLAGDGVEHLWANDVTRVQGFRLGGRVVGVQFHPELSGPEAGRASRAFRRALGAPPAHDATDEVDPAVAMGAVLVLAGVGAPTGAEAPAEPA
- a CDS encoding type IV pilus twitching motility protein PilT; its protein translation is MTDLAQLLHHLAERRGSDLIVKVGSAPHLRVDGHLQPTDMDPMGPAQIEAILTELLPVQKAEELLERGEVDVAHGVAGVGRFRINVFRQRGSLSLAIRRVVPGAPAIADLNLPAVVEKLASEEAGLIVVAGPAASGKTTTVAALLDHVNATRARHIVTLEDPIEVLLSDKQSLVSQREIGSDFRSVPDALRRVGRQNADVIFVSDITEAATAEGVVSEALSGRLVIVSMPALTAAETVTRLVDFYPPHLQRQARYSIAQVLRGVVTQRLLDRVDGRGRVPAVEVLIGTQKVREAISAGGDEVTIETLMREGEYSGMQTFDQALLGLYQDMVISVRDAVSAATRPEDLRIAMQHAGMAAAY
- a CDS encoding histone deacetylase, with the translated sequence MTLLVASDPRFAEHDAGRGHPERPARLEAVERGIAEAGLEEALVRVAPRAATDDELARAHGRDLVAALDRFSAAGGGSIDADTAMGPRSMEAARLAAGAGLELVDRLRAGEGDAGFCAVRPPGHHATSQRSMGFCLLNNVAVVAAALADAGERVVIVDYDAHHGNGTEQIFYDDPRVLFASLHEWPLYPGTGALGDTGAGEGRGSTINVPLPARATGDVYRDAVADLIGPAAEAHGATWLLVSAGFDAHRADPLTGLGLTAADFADVTGDLLALAPPGRRLLFLEGGYDLDGLAHSTGAVLGRLLDVEHRPEAPTSGGPGADVVAAARSRHDQACA
- a CDS encoding GNAT family N-acetyltransferase; the protein is MDHARPHLPHRSRPDGVRPPALGGRTLRTTAWRGRDDVALVVPRPSATPPTAEDVARLVDAATGAGLQRLVTGALAEVEQAPFLAAGFTEHDRLHLLRHDLVHVPEVPGVEPRLHRARRGDHGAALAVDAKAFEPFWRLDQAGLDDALAATTTARFRVAATDHVVGYAVTGRAGERGYLQRLAVDPDHRGRGVGAALVVDGLRWLRRRRASSAVVNTQVGNEGAFALYQRLGFVPQPAGLTVLTLALGAAPESRPA